From the genome of Cytobacillus firmus, one region includes:
- a CDS encoding ABC transporter ATP-binding protein has protein sequence MTVLEVRNLQKSFGSIKAVQDISFTVHAGEVFTIIVPNGAGKTTTLEMIEGLVSPDNGVIHFGDLDWNKHAVSIKKKIGVQPQSSAMFDLLTPEENLNLFASFYDHARPTEEILEIVNLTEHRKNHVKKLSGGQRQRLAIGLALISDPEIIFLDEPTTGLDPQARRNIWDIILHLKELGKTTILTTHYMEEAEKLSDRVCIVDQGNVITLDTPSALIEKLTDEREIRMSFLDGEKAAEDADSFSKELASVSKTEREGAALKIWASKPEETLLDLFKFTKENSYGVEQVSIREMSLEDVFIAFTGKEWRD, from the coding sequence ATGACTGTTTTAGAGGTAAGAAATCTGCAAAAATCATTTGGCTCCATCAAGGCTGTCCAGGATATCAGTTTCACGGTTCATGCCGGTGAAGTTTTCACAATAATTGTACCTAACGGAGCAGGTAAGACGACGACACTGGAAATGATTGAAGGCCTTGTTTCACCTGATAATGGCGTAATTCATTTTGGTGACCTTGATTGGAATAAACATGCCGTTTCGATAAAAAAGAAGATTGGTGTACAGCCTCAGTCAAGTGCTATGTTTGATTTGCTTACACCAGAAGAAAACCTAAACCTTTTTGCTTCCTTTTACGACCATGCCCGGCCAACGGAAGAGATTCTTGAAATTGTTAACCTGACTGAGCACCGCAAAAATCACGTTAAAAAACTTTCAGGCGGCCAGAGGCAAAGGCTCGCCATTGGGCTGGCCCTGATTAGTGACCCGGAGATCATTTTTCTGGATGAACCGACAACCGGCCTCGATCCCCAGGCCCGAAGAAATATATGGGATATTATTCTCCATCTAAAGGAATTAGGCAAAACAACCATTTTAACGACACATTACATGGAAGAAGCGGAAAAGCTAAGTGACCGGGTATGCATTGTGGACCAGGGGAATGTGATTACACTCGATACCCCTTCCGCACTCATTGAGAAGCTGACGGATGAGCGGGAAATAAGAATGAGCTTTCTTGATGGAGAAAAGGCAGCTGAGGACGCTGACAGTTTTTCTAAGGAGCTGGCATCTGTTTCGAAAACAGAACGGGAAGGGGCGGCTCTGAAAATATGGGCATCAAAACCGGAAGAAACCCTTTTGGACTTATTTAAATTTACTAAAGAAAATTCATACGGAGTGGAACAGGTCTCCATACGGGAAATGAGCCTGGAAGATGTGTTTATTGCATTCACCGGCAAAGAATGGAGGGATTAA